Proteins encoded together in one Astyanax mexicanus isolate ESR-SI-001 chromosome 10, AstMex3_surface, whole genome shotgun sequence window:
- the LOC103029000 gene encoding carboxypeptidase A1, whose product MILLWEAKMKGLLVLLAVSVAVFAKESFVGDQVLRITAKSETELVLLKELSQLEHLKLDFWTEPVEESLPVDIRVPFHSLQPVRAFLAYHEIHYNIMIEDLQALVDMEQREMINTRAPEPRSTDDFDYANYHTLSEINSFIDLLVRENPNLVSKVVIGQSYEGRALNVLKFSTGANRPGLWIDTGIHSREWVTQASGTWFAKKIVTGYGTDAALTAILDKFDIFLEIVTNPDGFQYTHSSNRMWRKTRKPNSGSSCVGVDPNRNWDAGFGGSGSSNSPCSETYRGPYAHSEPEVKAIVDFVKSHGNLKAFVSIHSYSQMLLYPYGYTRTPCKDQAELHELAKKAVTDLKSLYGTSYKYGSIITTIYQASGGTIDWTYDQGIKYSYTFELRDTGLYGFLLPARQIIPTAEETWLALMAIMEHTKNNS is encoded by the exons ATGATTCTACTCTGGGAAGCAAAAATGAAGGGGCTCCTGGTGTTGCTAGCTGTCTCTGTGGCTGTTTTTGCCAAGGAATCCTTCGTGGG AGACCAGGTCCTGCGAATCACTgcaaagagtgagacagagcttGTTCTCCTGAAGGAACTCTCACAGCTGGAGCACCTTAAG TTGGACTTCTGGACGGAGCCTGTGGAGGAGTCTCTGCCTGTAGATATCCGTGTTCCATTCCACAGTCTTCAGCCTGTCAGAGCTTTCCTGGCCTACCATGAGATCCACTATAATATCATGATCGAGGATCTTCAG GCTCTTGTGGATATGGAACAGCGGGAGATGATAAACACTCGCGCTCCTGAGCCCagaagcactgatgattttgacTATGCCAACTACCACACCCTGAGTGAG ATCAACAGCTTCATTGACCTGCTGGTAAGGGAGAACCCTAACTTGGTTAGCAAAGTTGTGATTGGCCAGAGCTACGAGGGTCGTGCCCTAAATGTTCTGAAG TTTAGCACTGGTGCTAACCGCCCTGGACTCTGGATCGACACTGGCATCCACTCCAGAGAATGGGTCACCCAGGCCAGCGGAACCTGGTTCGCCAAAAAG ATTGTAACTGGCTATGGAACTGATGCTGCTCTCACTGCCATTCTTGACAAGTTTGACATTTTCCTGGAGATTGTCACCAACCCTGATGGATTTcaatacacacactcatct AACCGCATGTGGCGCAAGACGAGGAAGCCCAACTCTGGATCCTCTTGTGTTGGAGTCGATCCCAACAGAAACTGGGATGCTGGCTTTGGAG GTTCCGGTTCCAGTAACAGCCCTTGCTCGGAGACTTACCGTGGACCTTATGCTCACTCAGAACCTGAGGTCAAGGCCATTGTGGATTTTGTTAAGTCTCATGGTAACCTCAAGGCTTTCGTGTCCATCCACAGCTACTCTCAGATGTTGCTGTACCCCTATGGCTACACCAGAACTCCGTGTAAGGACCAGGCTGAACTG CATGAACTTGCAAAGAAGGCCGTCACTGACTTGAAGAGTCTGTATGGCACAAGCTACAAATATGGCAGCATCATCACAACTATTT ACCAGGCCAGTGGAGGCACCATTGACTGGACCTATGACCAGGGCATCAAGTACTCCTACACCTTTGAGCTGAGAGATACTGGTCTCTATGGGTTCCTCCTGCCTGCCAGGCAGATCATCCCCACCGCTGAGGAGACATGGCTGGCCCTCATGGCAATCATGGAGCACACCAAGAACAACTCCTAA
- the LOC103029424 gene encoding carboxypeptidase A1: MRGLLVLAAVFVAVFGKETFHGHQVLRITTVNEVQIKLLKELSELGHLQLDFWREPIHESLPIDVRVPFESLQPVRSFLAYNEIYYNVMIEDLQDLLDVELREMMRSRAFEPRSTDDYDYTNYHTLDEIYSFIDMLVKENPKLVSKVVIGKSYEGRPLNVLKFSTGDNHPGIWIDTGIHSREWITQASGTWFAKKIATDYGRDSALTAILDKYDIFLEIVTNPDGYDYTHKTNRMWRKTRKPNPESDCVGVDPNRNWGTGFGGGGSSGNPCSETYRGPYVNSESEVKAIVDFVGSHGNLKAFVSIHSYSQMLLYPYGDSSTPCKDQAELHELAKKAITDLKSLYGTSYTYGSIYDTIYQASGTTVDWTYDQDIKYSYTFELRDTGIYGFLLPADQIIPTAEETWLALMTIMEHTKNNPY, translated from the exons ATGAGAGGACTGTTGGTTTTAGCAGCCGTATTTGTGGCTGTTTTTGGGAAGGAGACCTTTCATGG TCACCAGGTCCTGCGGATTACTACTGTAAATGAGGTGCAGATCAAACTCCTGAAGGAACTGTCTGAGCTGGGGCATCTTCAG CTGGACTTCTGGAGGGAACCCATTCATGAGTCTCTGCCTATAGATGTCCGTGTTCCATTCGAAAGTCTTCAGCCTGTCCGGTCCTTCCTGGCCTACAACGAGATCTACTATAATGTCATGATCGAGGATCTTCAG GATCTTCTGGATGTGGAACTGAGGGAGATGATGAGGTCTCGTGCTTTTGAGCCCAGAAGCACTGATGACTATGACTACACCAACTACCACACCCTGGACGAG ATCTACAGTTTCATAGACATGCTGGTGAAGGAGAACCCCAAATTGGTTAGTAAAGTTGTAATTGGCAAAAGCTACGAGGGTCGCCCCCTGAACGTTTTGAAG TTCAGCACTGGTGATAATCACCCAGGTATTTGGATCGACACTGGTATCCACTCCAGAGAGTGGATCACTCAGGCCAGCGGAACCTGGTTCGCCAAGAAG ATTGCGACTGACTATGGACGTGACTCCGCCCTTACTGCCATCCTTGACAAGTATGACATTTTCCTGGAGATTGTCACCAACCCTGATGGATACGACTACACTCATAAAACT AACCGCATGTGGCGCAAGACCAGGAAGCCTAATCCTGAATCTGACTGTGTTGGAGTTGACCCAAACAGAAACTGGGGTACTGGTTTTGGAG GTGGTGGTTCCAGTGGTAACCCTTGCTCTGAGACTTACCGTGGACCTTATGTTAACTCAGAGTCTGAGGTCAAGGCCATTGTGGACTTTGTTGGGTCTCATGGTAACCTCAAAGCTTTCGTATCCATCCACAGCTACTCCCAGATGTTGCTGTACCCCTATGGTGACAGCAGCACTCCTTGCAAGGACCAGGCAGAACTg CATGAACTTGCAAAGAAGGCCATCACTGACTTGAAGAGTCTGTATGGCACAAGCTACACATACGGCAGCATCTACGACACCATCT ACCAAGCCAGCGGAACCACTGTTGACTGGACCTATGACCAGGACATCAAGTACTCCTACACCTTTGAGCTGAGAGATACTGGAATTTATGGGTTCCTCCTGCCTGCTGATCAGATCATCCCCACCGCTGAGGAGACATGGCTGGCCCTCATGACCATCATGGAGCACACCAAGAACAACCCCTACTGA